The Mailhella massiliensis genome segment ACTTTCCGCTTCTTCCGCCGGGCACTCTCTGCATCTGGCCTTTCTGCTGCGCGGCGGCATAGGCGACATCGTCATCAATCTTTCCTGGCTGGATGCGCTGGTCGCTCTTTCGGGGAGCATCGTCACGGTGGACGTGTACGGCGGCGCGCCGCGTTCGGTCATGGAACCGTTGTGCCGGGGCATGACGTATGTGGCGGAAATCAGGAGCCTGAAGGAACGTATTCCCCTGGAACGCTACGACGCCGTGTTCGACGTCATGCAGAATCCCCAGCTCCGCGCGGTGTGCTGGGAAAGCCTGAAGGCGAAGTCTCCGGCGCTGTGCAGCTATGCCCGAAGGCTTCTGCGCTTTCAGTCGGCCCATGCCACGTTCTATGCCGATGAAAATCAGGCCATGGGTATCCACTACGCCGATGTCATGGGAGGAGGCAGGCGGCGGCAGCCGGATTTCGACGGTTCCCTGCATCTTGCAGACAGCGGCTTCACTTTGCCGTGTCCCGATGCTTCGACCGTACGGAAAACGTTCGGCCTTTCCCGGCCGTATGTGACGCTGCACAGGGAGGCGGGGGCGTGCGCCGATTCGTTGAAGCTCTGGTCGGCGGACAAGTACAGGGCTTTCCTTCACGCTGCGGAAAGGAGTTTTCCTTCGTATGACTTCGTCATCATCGGTACGGACGGAAGAGTCGACTTCGCCTCCGGTACGGGCGCAAGAGATCTGCGCGGAAAAACCTCGTTTCAGGAGCTTATGGGCATAGTCCGCGGGGCAGATCTGCACATCGGCTGCGAAGGGCTTATTCCCCATCTGCGTCACTACCTGCGCGGAGGCCCGTCCCTGGTGCTTTTCGGGCCCTCCTGCGCCAGAATGCTGGGCTACCCGGAGAATCTTGCCCTTTCCGGCGCGGAATGTCCGAACGGCTGTGAGGGCATCATGCCCGCCTGGCAGGAAAGGTGCCTGAAAGGCCATGAGCGTTGCCGTTCTCTGGAGGAGATTCAGGTGGAGGACGTGCTCAGAGAATGTGCCGAGGTGCTTGCCGGGTAGACGTTTTTCGTGCTGTGCGGCAGACGGAGCGCGCTTTTCGTCCCTGACGCGAGG includes the following:
- a CDS encoding glycosyltransferase family 9 protein, coding for MPSFIPFFDKAGHQVEKLRAACPARPRMAAFRLAAWALGKAVSGHILGEVTVLSASSAGHSLHLAFLLRGGIGDIVINLSWLDALVALSGSIVTVDVYGGAPRSVMEPLCRGMTYVAEIRSLKERIPLERYDAVFDVMQNPQLRAVCWESLKAKSPALCSYARRLLRFQSAHATFYADENQAMGIHYADVMGGGRRRQPDFDGSLHLADSGFTLPCPDASTVRKTFGLSRPYVTLHREAGACADSLKLWSADKYRAFLHAAERSFPSYDFVIIGTDGRVDFASGTGARDLRGKTSFQELMGIVRGADLHIGCEGLIPHLRHYLRGGPSLVLFGPSCARMLGYPENLALSGAECPNGCEGIMPAWQERCLKGHERCRSLEEIQVEDVLRECAEVLAG